One genomic segment of Arachis duranensis cultivar V14167 chromosome 4, aradu.V14167.gnm2.J7QH, whole genome shotgun sequence includes these proteins:
- the LOC107485059 gene encoding uncharacterized protein LOC107485059: MVKEEWRDLGDVHFLKMMRALSMPLSRWNKQHFEDITERIKRFEEEIKKVDDVVSSGRYDGTMEARRRELVRCCENWYVRQDVHWKQISRSRQANEIDRNTRYFHNIASARRRNNRIKSLVIHGRLVRNQARIKVAIRDFYKRLYHQEDSPSVTFRDGLVKRVEREDAEALKVLPSVEEVKEAVWDCESSKAPGSDEYNMNFIKKC; this comes from the coding sequence ATGGTAAAGGAAGAATGGAGGGATTTAGGTGATGTTCATTTCTTAAAGATGATGAGAGCGTTGTCAATGCCACTAAGTAGATGGAACAAGCAGCATTTCGAGGACATAACTGAGAGGATAAAGAGGTTTGAGGAAGAAATCAAGAAGGTGGACGATGTGGTTAGTAGTGGACGATATGATGGTACTATGGAGGCAAGGAGGAGGGAGTTAGTTAGGTGCTGTGAAAATTGGTATGTGAGACAGGATGTTCACTGGAAGCAAATTTCCAGATCTCGGCAAGCTAATGAGATAGATAGAAACACAAGGTATTTCCATAATATAGCCTCGGCGAGAAGAAGGAATAACAGGATTAAGTCTTTGGTAATCCATGGGAGGTTAGTGAGGAATCAAGCTAGGATCAAGGTAGCGATTCGGGACTTTTATAAGCGTCTGTATCACCAAGAAGATTCTCCTTCTGTGACCTTCAGGGATGGATTGGTTAAGCGGGTAGAGAGGGAGGATGCTGAAGCACTGAAGGTATTACCGTCAGTGGAGGAAGTGAAAGAGGCAGTATGGGATTGTGAATCTTCTAAGGCTCCAGGGAGTGACGAGTACAacatgaattttataaaaaagtgtTAG
- the LOC107485076 gene encoding uncharacterized protein LOC107485076 isoform X2: MPKLLAVPNIDKFAHLISEQRKICKPIEGEEEQKDVIVIKESKKDMMKEYERAALRLDKAKLVLRRLIDVQKAKARASKDDPLELRSPVTKDALVAEVARQLYVNIAPENLHLPVPLATLGEYEVPLRLPRSIPLPEGKLNWTLKVKIRSR, encoded by the exons ATGCCAAAGCTCCTTGCTGTCCCTAATATTGACAAGTTTGCTCATCTCATAAGCGAGCAGCGCAAG ATCTGTAAGCcaattgaaggagaagaagaacaaaaggaTGTTATAGTAATTAAAGAGTCAAAGAAAGATATGATGAAAGAGTATGAAAGGGCTGCGCTTCGTCTTGATAAAGCTAAGCTG GTCTTACGGCGTTtaattgatgttcaaaaagcAAAGGCACGTGCATCAAAAGATGACCCTTTGGAGTTACGCTCACCTGTGACAAAAGATGCTCTTGTGGCTGAG GTGGCAAGACAACTATATGTGAACATTGCACCTGAAAACCTGCATCTCCCCGTGCCTTTAGCAACACTCGGAGAATATGAGGTGCCGCTGCGTTTACCAAGGTCCATTCCTTTGCCGGAGGGCAAGCTTAATTGGACTTTGAAAGTTAAAATTAGAAGTAGATAA
- the LOC107485076 gene encoding uncharacterized protein LOC107485076 isoform X1 — protein MGCYLRYGRHGVNQLLRFRDASYDSAAVNPILYASQGLRYTRKLQVILTSDVDKLGKGGDTVKVAPGYFRNHLMPKLLAVPNIDKFAHLISEQRKICKPIEGEEEQKDVIVIKESKKDMMKEYERAALRLDKAKLVLRRLIDVQKAKARASKDDPLELRSPVTKDALVAEVARQLYVNIAPENLHLPVPLATLGEYEVPLRLPRSIPLPEGKLNWTLKVKIRSR, from the exons ATGGGTTGTTATCTTCGATATGGCAGACATGGAGTTAATCAGCTCCTTAGATTTAGAGATGCTAGTTATGATAGTGCTGCGGTAAATCCAATCTTGTATGCTTCTCAAGGACTTCGATACACGAGGAAGCTCCAAGTCATCCTCACCTCT GACGTAGATAAGCTGGGAAAGGGTGGTGATACTGTCAAAGTCGCCCCAGGATATTTTCGCAACCACCTAATGCCAAAGCTCCTTGCTGTCCCTAATATTGACAAGTTTGCTCATCTCATAAGCGAGCAGCGCAAG ATCTGTAAGCcaattgaaggagaagaagaacaaaaggaTGTTATAGTAATTAAAGAGTCAAAGAAAGATATGATGAAAGAGTATGAAAGGGCTGCGCTTCGTCTTGATAAAGCTAAGCTG GTCTTACGGCGTTtaattgatgttcaaaaagcAAAGGCACGTGCATCAAAAGATGACCCTTTGGAGTTACGCTCACCTGTGACAAAAGATGCTCTTGTGGCTGAG GTGGCAAGACAACTATATGTGAACATTGCACCTGAAAACCTGCATCTCCCCGTGCCTTTAGCAACACTCGGAGAATATGAGGTGCCGCTGCGTTTACCAAGGTCCATTCCTTTGCCGGAGGGCAAGCTTAATTGGACTTTGAAAGTTAAAATTAGAAGTAGATAA